In Acropora muricata isolate sample 2 unplaced genomic scaffold, ASM3666990v1 scaffold_755, whole genome shotgun sequence, the sequence TTAAAGCAAATAAATGTTCAGAAATCGAATTTCGTAATCTTCGAAGCATCGCAAAGAAGAGAAGAAATGGATTGAAATATTGAAATTAATGGTCATAAGATGATCCACGTTAAAGAAATTACTTTTCTTCGTGTTATTTTCGATGTAAACCTTTCATGGAAACCACAAATTTCACACACTGCTGGTAAAATTTCTAAATGTGTTGGTATTATTGGTAGATCAAATCCTCGTCTCACTAAGTTTGCGTTGAAAACGTTGTATTATTGACTGGTTTACCCTTTTTATCAATATTGTATTATAGTTTGGGGCTCAACATACCCTACTAACCTTAATCGCTTTATTTTGTTGCAAAAGCGTGTTGTTAGAATTGTTAACAAGAAGCCTTTTCATGCACCCTCTGATTCATTATTTAAAGATTTAAAATTTGTGTACATTTACCTTTGCACCTAAGTAAACGTATGTGTTCCTATAATAATAGCTTACTTCCTCCCTctattggcaatttttttttcaagtacgAATCAGGTTCATAGCAATAATACTCGTGGTTGTAACAGATTTTATATTCCATTTTGCCGCAATAATTCAAGGAAATTTTCCAAGATTTACCAAGGCCCAGTCTTCAATGAGTTATGTTCTAACATTCTAAATGCTCTTTCATTATATGCTTCTCAATCTAAGGTTAAAAACAATCTTGTCATGTTATTAATCTGATTCTGATGCCTTCccctttttgttgttgttaccagcgtaaaacaaggaaaacatcGTGTTATGTTTAATGGTATTTTAACTATGCAGTCTAGGTAGTCCAATAATCCACGTGGTCTTTCTGTTTCGTATTCTTTATATAACAAGGAGGTCCAGGTCCTATTAGCCTCATGGTTTCTTCTGGGCTCCCTTGCCATGATAATCAACATTTAAACAAATTACATGCATATGAAGTATTCCACGAAATCTTTGTCACAAAAAATATTTGGTCATTTGTAAAGACGTTTCAACTCTTAAAGCCTCTATTAGTTTCAAGAGCGATTGATGTTCTGTCACGCAATTTGGTGTTTAGAGGATAGTAGGAAAATAGGTGTTGTTTTAATAAACACAAAAAGCTGGCTTTTTCCGTGTCCCAAGGAACACACGATCGTTTATTTTCTAGAAAATGGTAGGGACCCAGGACTTTCATACCCCAGTGGAGTTTAATCATCTGGGTGAAAGGAATCCGGTGAAGGACTGTTTGTAGTGACCAACGTCCTGTTCAGAGTTACGCTATTTCCTGAGTGACAAACGTCCACTAAGGATCTTGAAggaaaatgcattaaaaagaatgcattaaaaagaagatcactgaaaaggaaaaggcTGTTTTGAGGTTGGATCAACACTACAACATCTCCAGTTTCGTTACGCATGCCACCATTATATGAGCGTATTCTTTCCAATGGCTCTTTCTTGAACCTTGGTTGACTAAGAGGGAACCAAATGCTGCAAatgatcattgaaaatattctCTGTAGTCAGGCAAACAAATTTGTTGTAGTGCTATTCTTTCAAACCACTCGTTAACTCACCAACCACTCTTTATTTGATTTGCTTACAAGAGTTTACCAGAACGTGTTTACAAGGCACCGAAGTGTTAAATAAGTAACAAACATTATCATAtttctttcctttgtttttttttctgaaacgaCTGAAAAATGGTTACATTTAGCTAAAATATTTCTGCATATGCAAACCCTGTTTAATGGTAAGTAAAGCAATAATCACGAATATGAAAATAAGCTAAAATGTTTAATTTGCTTGGATTTGGTCATTCTAGAGACCAAATGCAAAGGTACTCCAACTATGAATCCTTGGGATACAACACGAGTTCAAGTTTTGATGCTTTCACCTTATGTTGTATCTCTTTCAGTGCATCTTCCAGCATTGAGACATGTTCATTACCAAATTCATTCTGAGATAAGTCTAGCATCGTAAGGGTTGTGTTCTTTTCCATTGCTTGAACAAGTGCAGCAGCTCCGGCGTAACGAATTTTATTTCCAGAGAGGTTAAGCCGTGTCAGTGTTGCGTTCTTTTTCAACCCTTCAGCCAGTGTGGCAGCATACTTGTCATCAATCAAATTATCGGCAAGCTCAATCTTAATGAGCGTTGAGTTCTCTGTCAACGCTTTAGCCAGTACATCACCTCCTCTGTTCCCAATGTAGTTAACAGAGACGTCCAGCTTTGTTAGAGTTGAATTCTTTACCAGCACTTTAGCCAGTGTAGTAAAACCTTCGTCACCAATAAAGCAACCATTCAAGTCAAGTGCTGTCAGTGTTGAATTCTCCTCCAATGCTTGAGCCAGTGCAGCAACTCCTTCATCACTAATGATATTTTCAGTCAAATACAGTTTTGATAGTGATGATTTTTTCAAAGCTTGAGCCAATGCTGAAGCACCCACATCCGTCACCTTACACTGATTCAAACACAATTTCCTTACTGTTGAATTCTCTTGCAAGACTTCAATCAGTGACATGACACCCTCGTCACCAATTTCACTCGAATCAATGTATAAATATCCCAACGTTGAATTCGTTTTCATGACTTCAACAAGTGCAGCAAAAGCACCTTTACCTATCCTGTTGTAGAAAAGAAGCAGCAATTAAAGAGTTCACTTCAATTTCATTCAGCCCAACGGAACTATTAAACATAAAACCATGGAATGAAGATATCTTAATTAAGATAACATCACTATGCATGTAGTAACCTGAGTCAGCCACTTAAGAAATCCACTCTTTAATAAACGTTTTGACACAGATAAACAGTATTGCCttccaaacaaaaaaacaaacaaacaaaaggcaTGAAGTAAAGTTCAGGGTTTTCCTGGCATTATAAAACAGGACATGAATTCCAACGTTTCGTCAgacaaatgaagaaaaagaagtagaagTGGGGATGAAGACAACCTACATAATTACTGAAATAGAAGCTTCCTCTTACCTGGAAAAAAATAACGCATCTTCTTTCAGAAGCAATCCAAGATACTTTGCCAATTCTTTATCAAAGGTACTCTGCTCTTTCCGACATTCATTAATGCAGCACAATGCTACTTTCACACAATGATCATTATCTTTCAAGTTGACTTGACTTGCTATACTAGCAATAAGAGCCTTTGCATGTGCTTTGCTTTTCTGAGCCACCAGACCAATAGTAAACATAAGCACCTGCTGAAACTCTTTTAAATATCTCTGATCAGCAACTAAGCCATCAGGAAAGATTTTCCCATCAAGAAGCTGGCAACAGAGATAAAACGCAGCAAGAAATTCCTGTAAACTTCTATGAAGGAACCCATAACATCGGCTTGGTCTTCGTTTGCTTTGTCCAGCCTCCACTGACAAAAATCCGAAGCCAATGATTACGTTGCTTGAAGAATCCTGAAACGCACTCTGCTCAAAATTCATCCTATCGTTTTTAAGACCCTCCAGAGCAATCTGGCCAAGATCTTTCAGTTCAGCTTGGTGTAATGGTATAAGGTCTCTGTCTCTTTCCGGCAATTTCATCTTTTCCCTGTACCTTCTAAGCACGCACTCAACTATTTCAAAGTAAAGCACAGTTCTACTCTGTGGTAATTTTCCACGAAAGTCTTCACAGAGGAGGCACAGAAGAGCTGCGTTTAACGGATTTGCTGCAAGTTCCTGTAGGGTTTCGTCAGAGTTCAGCTTGTGCAAGAGCTCTTTGGCCAGACCTTCCTTTCCTTTAAAGTATCTGTTGATAAAATTTTCAGCATCAGTCTTCGTAAACCCTTCCACCTCTAAAAGGGTGTGGCAGCATCCACGTACTTTGATCCCCGCTTCGTGCCGTGCGGTAACCACCAAGTAACACGTTGgaagaacttttccttgaaTGATCTTTTCAAAGATCGGAAATTGGCTGGGGGGTAACTCATCTAATCCGTCAAGCACCAATAAAACCTCTGACTGATGTTTCTGAATGAACATGAAAAACCTGTCTCTCTCTTCTTCATCTATTTCCCTTGGCAAAAGCTGGTCGTCAATGGCGTCCCATAGACCAGAGATTATGTCTCTGCACTTCAATAACAGCACAATTTGGACATCAGGAAATGAATCTCCGCCTTTTTGTTTCTTGGCCCAGTCGTAGGCAATCTTTTGACAATATGTTGTCTTTCCTTTGCCTGGTTGTCCTTCGATGAGGACCCTTCTTGGCTGTGAACATTCTTCATGCggttgaaaaatttgaaacatgTCAACGATGTGGTTCGTCTTTGTTCCTCGTTCTTTTTTTCTGCTTACAAATTTTAGCCTGGTAAAAATGTTATCCAGACGAAATTGAAACTCTTTGCACCATGGGAAAGGTGCCAGCCATCCTTCACGGTCTTTGCATTGTTGGCGAATAAAACCGATAAACTCAACTGGATCAAAGGCATCTGAAATGTACAAGCAGTCAGTTAGTTGAAACGAAAGGATAAGACATCATTGAACTGGCAAATGCTCAGAATAACACTTTTACACCATGTTATATATTATagaacaagaaataaataataaggtACAGAAAAAGGAATCAGTCCCAAACACATCTCCCAAGGTCCTGCCTCTGGAAACACAATTTAAGATATTTACCAAACTCTCGTTTGTTGCCTGCACTAAAAGAGGGTCATAAATATTTGTGGTGTTTACTGGTGTGGGTTGGTTATAAATGAAATGGAACAACTCTCTTGAACTTCAAGGTGGGCGGTCACTTCATCTTTCCCTCTGTAAGGCAAATTTGCCTCACTTTAATACACTTGAATTGTTCTCATCTTCTTCCTCATCCTTGCACAAGTGACCTCCAATCCTGAATTGCAGGACAATCCTCGTATTGAGAGAGAGACACAACTGGTATTTAGGCACTAAACGATACTTGAGCTGAGGCAAAAgggaactttttttttgcagtcacttgcgtGTTTCTGCAAAACACGCTGAGCAAAGAGGGCACAGTAGCATTGACCAAATATAAATTGGTAACAACCGGATGTATCTGGCTGCTTCCTTTGATTGAGATCTCACAATGGCAAAGATGTTACTTTGTAACTTGCATCATGGTAAAATCTCTGTGTTAAGACTTCCTTGGTACATTGCTGAGGTGTTAAACACAATCCTGACCTTCGTTGTTGCCCTGTCTGATGGAATCACTTGAGAGTGGGGTAACACCCATTCAAATTCGCTCTTTTCTTCTGAGTATGGGATGCCTTCAATGTAGTTCCTCTCTACGTACTCCTGAACAACTTTTTGGCGAGCAGTTTCCATGTTCTCCTCTTCAGTCATTTTGCATTCAACTCAACTTAGTGTAACCATCATTTAGACAGGGATCTTTCACTGACTAGAAgtggtctttcttttttttccaaggaACTGTTACTTGGTGCCGTTTCCCCTCAATGATTTTAGATTTGCTGACCTTTTCCCACTCTTCTTGCTCATCTGGACTGAGTTACTGCTGTAAAGATACGACTCCAATGTGCTTTAGCTCCCAGAATTTTTTCAGTCATCCTCCTGTTACTGCTGAACGTGAAAGGTTCTGATAAATCTGGTGTGGTTCTCTTTACTTAAGTCCTCCTCATTAACCTGTCCAATCGCCATCCATCCCAGTGCGCAAAGCCTTGCATTTCCCTTGTTGACTTCACCTGGAACTTCTTTGATCGTGGTCATCAATTTGTAATTGTCTGCTCCAAGAAGGACATCAATCATTCCTTTTTTTGCAAGCTGCGGGAATGGTCGCCAGATGGAACCATTGCTTTAAATCCACTAAGTTCACTGACAGAATTCCTCCCAAAATCTCTTGTTATGTCTTGAAATGCTTTGATTCACTTTGCCATCGATTCCAAGCttcttatttatttgtttagtaACTTCGCCAGGTTTCTGGCAGGAATCCCACAACAGTGTTTGGCCAATTATTGC encodes:
- the LOC136908028 gene encoding uncharacterized protein, giving the protein MAFNASTDENLNFARLCCLLVDVGCTVLRDTFDRQHPPANLHVDLSSPPVRRTLQSLRDNHILSSLQWGKLFPVFASNLSSANFDVSLLMILLRNICGLSPPAGTGNWDKLPPNSDETTEANIVRIKCYRNEVYVYASEASLDNPTFNELWQKISSAILKLGSGTNDTVYASAIKQLKTECINPAVMAHSQKLLNDWMNEDLEMANASTQENTNFARLCHLLVDVGCTVLRDIFDSIHPPANLHVVLSSTSVHPTLKSLKKKRVLNPLQWKRLLPTVASKVSSANFDISLLMILLRNICHLSAPVDTHSWDRLPPDSDDSTEANIVRIKCYRNEFYAHASEASVDDVTFSQLWQKISSAILELGPGTNKTMYKTAIKQLKTECMDPAVKAHDQQLLKEWMSEDSKMAFASTQENTNYARLCRLLVDVGSTIFRDIFDSKHPPANLHAVLSNHSVFSTLLHLHKENILKPVQWERLFPPVASNVSSANLDITLLMILLRNICGLSPPVSTGSWQAPPPDSDCSTEANIVRIRCYRNEVHAHAFEASVDDLTFNTLWQKISSAILALASEKNCTLYATSINRLKTEVMDPADETCFKKLLDDWKKGDSYKEILEELKEKQEKTHDQLGEIKSITVVLKENQERTHGKLGEIKEMIKSHHPCEESIEVSMKDDQDAFDPVEFIGFIRQQCKDREGWLAPFPWCKEFQFRLDNIFTRLKFVSRKKERGTKTNHIVDMFQIFQPHEECSQPRRVLIEGQPGKGKTTYCQKIAYDWAKKQKGGDSFPDVQIVLLLKCRDIISGLWDAIDDQLLPREIDEEERDRFFMFIQKHQSEVLLVLDGLDELPPSQFPIFEKIIQGKVLPTCYLVVTARHEAGIKVRGCCHTLLEVEGFTKTDAENFINRYFKGKEGLAKELLHKLNSDETLQELAANPLNAALLCLLCEDFRGKLPQSRTVLYFEIVECVLRRYREKMKLPERDRDLIPLHQAELKDLGQIALEGLKNDRMNFEQSAFQDSSSNVIIGFGFLSVEAGQSKRRPSRCYGFLHRSLQEFLAAFYLCCQLLDGKIFPDGLVADQRYLKEFQQVLMFTIGLVAQKSKAHAKALIASIASQVNLKDNDHCVKVALCCINECRKEQSTFDKELAKYLGLLLKEDALFFSRIGKGAFAALVEVMKTNSTLGYLYIDSSEIGDEGVMSLIEVLQENSTVRKLCLNQCKVTDVGASALAQALKKSSLSKLYLTENIISDEGVAALAQALEENSTLTALDLNGCFIGDEGFTTLAKVLVKNSTLTKLDVSVNYIGNRGGDVLAKALTENSTLIKIELADNLIDDKYAATLAEGLKKNATLTRLNLSGNKIRYAGAAALVQAMEKNTTLTMLDLSQNEFGNEHVSMLEDALKEIQHKVKASKLELVLYPKDS